One Streptomyces sp. NBC_00554 DNA segment encodes these proteins:
- a CDS encoding response regulator transcription factor — translation MNTLRSGRPALTRPDGTPVRVLVVDDDPDLAEVLSGALRYEGWEVRTAGDGAAAVTEARGLLPDAVVLDVMLPDTDGFAVLRDLHAVKPDVCVLFLTARDAVEDRITGITAGGDDYVTKPFSLEEVVARLRGLLRRAGMARQLDEGPRLTVGDLVMDEEAREVTRGGELIELSPTEFELLRYLMRNPRRVLSKAQILDRVWSYDFGGQAHIVELYVSYLRKKVDSGREPMIHTVRGAGYVLKPVVGR, via the coding sequence GCCCCGACGGCACCCCCGTCCGCGTCCTCGTCGTCGACGACGACCCGGACCTGGCCGAGGTCCTCTCCGGCGCCCTGCGCTACGAGGGCTGGGAGGTCCGGACGGCGGGCGACGGGGCCGCGGCCGTCACCGAGGCGCGCGGCCTGCTGCCCGACGCCGTCGTCCTGGATGTCATGCTCCCGGACACCGACGGCTTCGCCGTACTGCGCGATCTGCACGCCGTGAAGCCCGACGTCTGCGTCCTCTTCCTCACCGCGCGGGACGCCGTCGAGGACCGCATCACGGGCATCACCGCGGGCGGTGACGACTATGTGACGAAGCCGTTCAGCCTGGAGGAGGTCGTCGCCCGGCTGCGCGGTCTGCTGCGCCGCGCGGGCATGGCCCGCCAGCTGGACGAGGGACCACGGCTCACCGTCGGGGACCTCGTGATGGACGAGGAGGCCCGCGAGGTGACCCGCGGCGGCGAGCTGATCGAACTGTCGCCGACCGAGTTCGAACTGCTGCGCTATCTGATGCGCAACCCGCGCAGGGTGCTGAGCAAGGCGCAGATCCTCGACCGCGTCTGGTCGTACGACTTCGGCGGCCAGGCCCACATCGTGGAGCTCTATGTCTCCTATCTGCGCAAGAAGGTGGACTCGGGCCGCGAGCCCATGATCCATACGGTGCGGGGCGCGGGGTACGTGCTCAAACCGGTGGTGGGCCGGTGA
- a CDS encoding ATP-binding protein: MPRPHTLRSRLTGGLVVLLAVSCAAVGVAAVLELNGFLTGRLDQQLRDAGASFPASLEHGSSVKPSDHDGDEYGDTRRQATGTFGARLLDGTVTNEAVVRAGTDPADLNVVLTATDRKVLAAVPVDSDGHSVRLSALGSYRLTAWNGQDGDVLITGLPLEPVEAAVHRLELVAACVFGAALAVTGVAGALWVRWSLRPLSRVAATATRVSELPLASGEVALPPRAPESDPRSEVGQVAGAFNRMLGHVEDALTKRHASEERLRSFAADASHELRTPVASVRGHAELALLHPGPVPPKVTRALERIAAESARMGEMVDDLLLLARLDAGRPLERFPVDLTHLVLDSVTDARAAGPDHRWTLELAEEPVTVTGDAHRLQQVLANLLANARLHTPVGTRVTVSLAADATTAVLTVRDDGPGVPEDVQPGVFERFTRADRRRTEGEGGGAGLGLSIVAAVVEAHGGTVALESRPGATTFTVRLSAEGRSAP, encoded by the coding sequence TTGCCGCGCCCGCACACGCTCCGGTCCCGGCTCACCGGGGGGCTCGTGGTGCTGCTCGCCGTCAGCTGCGCCGCCGTCGGCGTGGCCGCCGTGCTCGAACTGAACGGGTTCCTCACGGGTCGTCTGGACCAGCAGTTGCGGGACGCGGGCGCCAGCTTCCCCGCGAGCCTGGAGCACGGCAGCAGCGTCAAGCCCTCCGACCACGACGGCGACGAGTACGGCGACACCCGCCGCCAGGCCACCGGCACCTTCGGCGCCCGCCTGCTCGACGGGACCGTCACCAACGAAGCCGTCGTCCGCGCCGGCACCGACCCCGCCGACCTGAACGTGGTGCTGACCGCCACCGACCGGAAGGTCCTCGCCGCGGTGCCGGTCGACAGCGACGGACACAGCGTGCGCCTCTCCGCGCTCGGCTCCTACCGGCTGACGGCGTGGAACGGCCAGGACGGCGACGTACTGATCACCGGGCTCCCCCTGGAACCGGTGGAGGCCGCCGTGCACCGCCTCGAACTGGTCGCCGCCTGCGTCTTCGGCGCCGCCCTCGCGGTCACGGGAGTCGCCGGAGCCCTGTGGGTGCGCTGGTCGCTGCGGCCGCTGAGCCGGGTCGCCGCGACCGCGACACGGGTCAGCGAACTGCCCCTCGCCAGCGGTGAGGTGGCGCTGCCGCCGCGAGCGCCCGAGTCCGACCCGCGCAGCGAGGTGGGCCAGGTCGCCGGCGCCTTCAACCGCATGCTCGGCCATGTCGAGGACGCGCTGACCAAGCGGCACGCGAGCGAGGAACGGCTGCGCAGCTTCGCCGCCGACGCCAGCCATGAGCTGCGCACCCCGGTCGCCTCGGTCCGGGGCCACGCCGAACTGGCCCTGCTGCACCCAGGCCCGGTGCCCCCGAAGGTGACCCGCGCCCTGGAGCGGATCGCGGCCGAGTCGGCGCGGATGGGCGAGATGGTCGACGATCTGCTGCTCCTCGCCCGCCTCGACGCGGGCCGCCCGCTGGAACGGTTCCCCGTCGACCTCACCCACCTTGTCCTCGACTCGGTCACGGACGCGCGGGCTGCCGGCCCTGACCATCGCTGGACCCTGGAGCTGGCGGAGGAGCCGGTGACGGTGACCGGCGACGCGCACCGGCTCCAACAGGTGTTGGCCAACCTGTTGGCCAACGCCCGTTTGCACACACCCGTTGGCACGAGGGTGACGGTGTCACTGGCGGCTGATGCCACGACGGCCGTCCTGACGGTTCGTGATGACGGCCCGGGTGTACCGGAGGACGTCCAGCCCGGTGTCTTCGAACGCTTCACCCGAGCGGACCGCCGCCGCACCGAGGGCGAGGGCGGCGGAGCGGGACTTGGCCTGTCGATCGTGGCGGCGGTGGTCGAGGCCCACGGCGGCACAGTGGCGCTGGAGAGCCGCCCGGGGGCGACGACGTTCACGGTCCGGCTGTCGGCCGAGGGCAGGAGTGCCCCGTAG
- a CDS encoding L,D-transpeptidase codes for MRRPAAAVLLASVSLLTLGLAPSGPPPLPERMADTGGGTQLITAQAARTSSTTGTIAWWDRRDGRWVKAGSSAARFGAKGLVEGGSRRQGTNTTPTGLYGLPYAFGIKATPGGTKAPYRRVHQNSWWCQDNNSRAYNRWTEPRAADCRAAESEHLISYATQYAYALVIGFNYERPVRGRGAGIFLHVNGRGATAGCVSVPRDAMRRIVKWADPARGPHIAIGTVGGVAAITRY; via the coding sequence ATGCGTCGTCCCGCTGCCGCCGTCCTCCTCGCGTCCGTGTCCCTCCTCACCCTGGGCCTGGCCCCGAGCGGCCCGCCTCCGCTGCCCGAGCGGATGGCGGACACCGGCGGAGGCACGCAGCTCATCACGGCGCAGGCCGCGCGTACGTCCTCGACCACGGGGACCATCGCTTGGTGGGACCGGCGCGACGGGCGCTGGGTGAAGGCCGGTTCCTCGGCCGCGCGCTTCGGCGCCAAGGGGCTGGTCGAGGGCGGCTCCCGGAGACAGGGGACGAACACGACACCCACCGGGCTGTACGGCCTTCCGTACGCGTTCGGCATCAAGGCCACGCCCGGCGGGACCAAGGCCCCGTACCGGCGGGTCCACCAGAACTCCTGGTGGTGCCAGGACAACAACTCCCGCGCCTACAACCGCTGGACCGAACCCCGTGCCGCCGACTGCCGCGCCGCCGAGTCCGAGCACCTGATCTCGTACGCCACGCAGTACGCGTACGCCCTCGTCATCGGGTTCAACTACGAGCGGCCGGTGCGGGGTCGCGGCGCCGGCATCTTCTTGCATGTCAACGGGCGTGGGGCGACTGCTGGTTGTGTGTCGGTGCCCAGGGATGCGATGCGGCGGATCGTGAAGTGGGCCGATCCGGCACGGGGGCCGCACATCGCGATCGGCACGGTGGGCGGAGTTGCCGCGATCACTCGGTACTGA